One Sodalis praecaptivus DNA segment encodes these proteins:
- a CDS encoding putative B6 ABC transporter permease subunit 2 has protein sequence MTLLPIGLALLMAGLLLWLMGVDPLAYYGFILRKGLLAPSGWQASLTRMGPLLLIAASLMVAFSAGLWNLGGDGQFMLGAVLASAIAPALLSHGVPLSITLFLALLAGALAGVLWGLLPAALKIWRNINEIITSLMMSFLGVSLANVLVKLLLADPATTVPQTRNLPWEQRLPMLFGGQVSSGLLLGLLAVLLTHAVINHTAFGLRIRVMGANPRAAIHAGLPVGALTLAVFALSAGLAGLAGAVEIIGIQGNVRADWNPAYSLVVVPLVFLAQFNGFGSIALVFVFSVLSIGSESAARRMGVPNHFTLLTVALLLIVPGLTRLAVARLRQALRHRALRNIPQDGA, from the coding sequence TTGACTTTGCTACCGATCGGATTAGCGCTTTTGATGGCCGGTCTGCTGCTTTGGCTGATGGGCGTCGACCCACTGGCCTACTATGGCTTTATTCTACGTAAAGGGCTGCTGGCCCCCTCTGGATGGCAGGCTTCGCTGACTCGCATGGGGCCGCTGCTGCTGATCGCCGCCAGCCTGATGGTGGCGTTCAGCGCCGGTTTGTGGAACCTCGGCGGCGACGGGCAGTTTATGCTAGGCGCCGTATTGGCGTCGGCCATCGCGCCCGCGCTGTTGTCCCATGGCGTTCCCCTAAGCATCACCCTGTTTTTAGCGCTGTTGGCCGGGGCGCTGGCCGGCGTGCTGTGGGGTCTGCTGCCGGCGGCGCTAAAAATCTGGCGCAACATCAACGAAATCATTACTAGCCTGATGATGTCTTTTCTCGGCGTTTCGCTGGCCAATGTGCTGGTCAAGCTACTGCTGGCGGATCCGGCCACCACCGTGCCGCAAACCCGCAATCTGCCCTGGGAACAACGGCTGCCGATGCTGTTCGGCGGTCAGGTTTCCAGCGGCCTTTTGCTCGGTCTGCTGGCGGTATTATTGACCCACGCAGTGATAAACCATACTGCGTTCGGCCTGCGTATACGGGTGATGGGCGCCAACCCGCGCGCGGCGATACATGCCGGACTGCCGGTCGGCGCGCTGACGCTTGCGGTGTTCGCGCTGTCCGCCGGGCTGGCGGGGCTGGCGGGAGCGGTTGAAATCATCGGGATACAGGGCAACGTGCGCGCCGATTGGAATCCGGCCTATAGCCTGGTCGTCGTGCCGCTGGTGTTTCTCGCCCAATTCAACGGCTTTGGCAGTATCGCCCTGGTATTCGTCTTCTCGGTGCTGTCCATCGGCAGCGAAAGCGCGGCGCGGCGGATGGGCGTCCCCAACCATTTCACCTTGTTGACCGTAGCGCTGCTGTTGATCGTGCCGGGATTGACCCGTCTGGCGGTCGCCAGGCTGCGGCAGGCGCTGCGCCATCGCGCGCTGCGTAATATCCCTCAGGACGGCGCTTAG
- a CDS encoding putative B6 ABC transporter permease subunit 1: MEGLTSGFVTSLLMGAIVAGIPLLLAGLGEQLSEKAGVLNIGLEGMMLAGAWLGFLVAWRHDSMALGLWAGAAGGMMVAALMAGLCLWLRLNQIVIGIALTLGAEGATALLQQMAFSHSYPRLGGVNTLSVPWLANLPVFGKALFVQPLVVYLAVGCVPLLAWLYRASNAGLALQAAGDKPAALDAAGVSVQGTRTLAVLTTGALAGLGGAYMAQIGAGIFVPFMTQGNGFIAIVLAMLARGRPLWVLAGALLFGTCLSLTTALQVLGVNLPTDVIQMLPFITVMLVLVVFGRRAALPAALGTLWTRGAR, encoded by the coding sequence ATGGAAGGGTTAACCAGCGGTTTTGTCACCTCCTTACTGATGGGAGCCATCGTCGCCGGCATCCCGCTGTTGTTGGCGGGGCTGGGTGAGCAACTGTCGGAAAAGGCCGGCGTGCTGAATATCGGTTTGGAAGGCATGATGCTGGCCGGCGCCTGGTTAGGATTCTTGGTGGCCTGGCGCCATGATTCCATGGCGCTGGGCTTATGGGCCGGCGCCGCAGGCGGGATGATGGTGGCGGCGCTCATGGCGGGTCTGTGCCTGTGGCTGCGGCTCAATCAGATAGTCATCGGGATCGCCCTGACCCTTGGCGCCGAGGGGGCTACCGCGCTACTACAGCAAATGGCCTTCAGCCATAGCTATCCCCGTCTGGGTGGCGTCAACACTCTCAGCGTGCCGTGGCTTGCTAATCTGCCGGTGTTCGGCAAAGCCCTGTTCGTGCAGCCGCTGGTCGTCTATTTGGCCGTGGGATGCGTGCCGCTGCTGGCCTGGCTTTATCGCGCCAGCAACGCCGGACTGGCGCTACAGGCGGCAGGCGATAAGCCCGCCGCGCTGGACGCCGCCGGGGTCAGCGTGCAGGGAACGCGTACGTTGGCGGTGCTAACGACCGGCGCACTGGCCGGGCTGGGCGGCGCCTACATGGCGCAGATCGGCGCCGGTATCTTCGTGCCGTTCATGACGCAGGGCAACGGTTTTATCGCTATTGTACTGGCAATGCTGGCGCGCGGCCGCCCGCTGTGGGTATTGGCGGGCGCGCTGCTGTTCGGGACGTGCCTGTCGCTGACCACCGCGCTACAGGTGCTGGGGGTGAATCTCCCTACCGATGTCATTCAGATGCTGCCCTTCATCACCGTGATGCTGGTACTCGTCGTTTTCGGGCGCCGGGCGGCTCTACCCGCCGCGTTGGGCACCCTCTGGACCCGGGGAGCGCGTTAA